The following are encoded in a window of Etheostoma cragini isolate CJK2018 chromosome 7, CSU_Ecrag_1.0, whole genome shotgun sequence genomic DNA:
- the LOC117948183 gene encoding zinc finger protein 271-like isoform X1 codes for MSSCCVYGCKNRQSSTSQLKFYRIPSGSRPFQANRRRLWLQAIQQANGSTEELKGNARICGAHFKSQEASMDHDSPDFVPSVFTYAKQTPKKKVKSFVQRFYSRRKRRRRADKTAETKEKTSPPRVDSPVDLQSSVVMGEMQTPPGPTEGEILTTEAETDSETTTIKSHITSSTNKTSPSFKVPPGFQNLDKRSPILCLKHVFVPAGGYQCEQCSQFYPSVSQLMKHKRQHEEEEEEESSFICEVCEKHFKSQADFTEHQCVLEPSFQCNMCDRSFTTSHNLKRHKLLHVKDGRKCAKCGVLFCQRHSHIVFLPLADSITEYEEDSTPSDSHLMPESHVPEKPEPSQTADLISIPLFLKPSSVSHLPPPVPRFSRNLHSYPANYSSLPPKHPELPPALKLFSPQYLTSALLEVKRNYEYILSKPSDCEKKNVVKEEPSSDER; via the exons ATGTCGTCCTGTTGCGTCTATGGCTGTAAAAATCGACAGTCCTCAACCAGCCAATTGAAATTTTACAGAATACCGTCTGGATCTCGACCGTTTCAGGCCAACCGGAGACGTTTGTGGTTACAGGCAATCCAACAAGCAAACGGCAGCACCGAGGAGCTCAAAGGAAATGCTCGTATTTGTGGCGCTCATTTTAAGTCAC AAGAAGCTTCCATGGACCACGACAGTCCAGACTTTGTGCCCTCTGTGTTTACATACGCTAAACAGACCCccaagaaaaaagtgaaaag ttttgttCAAAGGTTTTACAGTCGTAGAAAAAGACGACGGCGTGCAGACAAAACAGctgaaaccaaagaaaaaacaagtccACCCAGAGTGGATTCTCCTGTGGACCTCCAGTCCTCTGTTGTGATGGGGGAAATGCAGACACCACCAGGGCCAACG GAAGGAGAAATATTAACTACAGAGGCTGAGACCGACAGTGAAACCACAACAATCAAATCACACATAACATCCAGCACAAACAAGACATCACCGTCATTTAAAGTTCCGCCGGGCTTCCAAAATCTAGACAAAAGGAGTCCCATTTTGTGcctaaaacatgtatttgtaccAGCAGGTGGGTACCAGTGTGAGCAGTGCAGTCAGTTTTATCCCAGTGTATCACAGCTTATGAAACACAAACGGCagcatgaagaagaagaagaagaagaaagctccTTTATCTGTGAAGTCTgtgaaaagcattttaaaagtcAGGCAGATTTTACTGAGCACCAGTGTGTCCTCGAGCCGTCCTTTCAATGCAACATGTGTGATCGATCTTTCACTACGAGCCATAACCTCAAGCGTCATAAACTGTTGCATGTCAAAGATGGCAGGAAGTGCGCCAAGTGTGGCGTACTGTTCTGCCAGCGCCATAGCCACATCGTATTCCTTCCGTTGGCTGACTCTATAACCGAGTATGAAGAAGATTCCACCCCCAGCGACAGTCACTTGATGCCAGAAAGCCATGTGCCGGAGAAGCCTGAGCCAAGCCAGACTGCCGACCTCATCTCTATACCGTTGTTTCTGAAACCGTCTTCTGTGTCACATCTACCTCCGCCAGTTCCCAGGTTCTCAAGGAACCTGCACAGCTATCCTGCAAACTACTCGTCCCTTCCTCCCAAACATCCAGAACTACCCCCCGCTCTAAAGCTCTTTTCACCACAGTACCTCACCTCAGCATTACTTGAGgttaaaagaaattatgaatatattttaaGCAAACCAAGTGATTGTGAGAAGAAGAATGTTGTAAAGGAGGAACCATCGTCTGATGAGCGTTGA
- the LOC117948183 gene encoding zinc finger protein 568-like isoform X2: MSSCCVYGCKNRQSSTSQLKFYRIPSGSRPFQANRRRLWLQAIQQANGSTEELKGNARICGAHFKSQEASMDHDSPDFVPSVFTYAKQTPKKKVKRFYSRRKRRRRADKTAETKEKTSPPRVDSPVDLQSSVVMGEMQTPPGPTEGEILTTEAETDSETTTIKSHITSSTNKTSPSFKVPPGFQNLDKRSPILCLKHVFVPAGGYQCEQCSQFYPSVSQLMKHKRQHEEEEEEESSFICEVCEKHFKSQADFTEHQCVLEPSFQCNMCDRSFTTSHNLKRHKLLHVKDGRKCAKCGVLFCQRHSHIVFLPLADSITEYEEDSTPSDSHLMPESHVPEKPEPSQTADLISIPLFLKPSSVSHLPPPVPRFSRNLHSYPANYSSLPPKHPELPPALKLFSPQYLTSALLEVKRNYEYILSKPSDCEKKNVVKEEPSSDER, from the exons ATGTCGTCCTGTTGCGTCTATGGCTGTAAAAATCGACAGTCCTCAACCAGCCAATTGAAATTTTACAGAATACCGTCTGGATCTCGACCGTTTCAGGCCAACCGGAGACGTTTGTGGTTACAGGCAATCCAACAAGCAAACGGCAGCACCGAGGAGCTCAAAGGAAATGCTCGTATTTGTGGCGCTCATTTTAAGTCAC AAGAAGCTTCCATGGACCACGACAGTCCAGACTTTGTGCCCTCTGTGTTTACATACGCTAAACAGACCCccaagaaaaaagtgaaaag GTTTTACAGTCGTAGAAAAAGACGACGGCGTGCAGACAAAACAGctgaaaccaaagaaaaaacaagtccACCCAGAGTGGATTCTCCTGTGGACCTCCAGTCCTCTGTTGTGATGGGGGAAATGCAGACACCACCAGGGCCAACG GAAGGAGAAATATTAACTACAGAGGCTGAGACCGACAGTGAAACCACAACAATCAAATCACACATAACATCCAGCACAAACAAGACATCACCGTCATTTAAAGTTCCGCCGGGCTTCCAAAATCTAGACAAAAGGAGTCCCATTTTGTGcctaaaacatgtatttgtaccAGCAGGTGGGTACCAGTGTGAGCAGTGCAGTCAGTTTTATCCCAGTGTATCACAGCTTATGAAACACAAACGGCagcatgaagaagaagaagaagaagaaagctccTTTATCTGTGAAGTCTgtgaaaagcattttaaaagtcAGGCAGATTTTACTGAGCACCAGTGTGTCCTCGAGCCGTCCTTTCAATGCAACATGTGTGATCGATCTTTCACTACGAGCCATAACCTCAAGCGTCATAAACTGTTGCATGTCAAAGATGGCAGGAAGTGCGCCAAGTGTGGCGTACTGTTCTGCCAGCGCCATAGCCACATCGTATTCCTTCCGTTGGCTGACTCTATAACCGAGTATGAAGAAGATTCCACCCCCAGCGACAGTCACTTGATGCCAGAAAGCCATGTGCCGGAGAAGCCTGAGCCAAGCCAGACTGCCGACCTCATCTCTATACCGTTGTTTCTGAAACCGTCTTCTGTGTCACATCTACCTCCGCCAGTTCCCAGGTTCTCAAGGAACCTGCACAGCTATCCTGCAAACTACTCGTCCCTTCCTCCCAAACATCCAGAACTACCCCCCGCTCTAAAGCTCTTTTCACCACAGTACCTCACCTCAGCATTACTTGAGgttaaaagaaattatgaatatattttaaGCAAACCAAGTGATTGTGAGAAGAAGAATGTTGTAAAGGAGGAACCATCGTCTGATGAGCGTTGA